AGAAGTCTAGAATTTGCAAAGGATTTTGAATCCGGATATAACGATTTCAAAATAGGAGTTATGTTAAAGCAAGCCAGAGAAGAGGCAGGAATTACACAAGAAAATTTAGCAAAAAAATTACATACAAGAAAATCTGCCATTTCCAGAATTGAGAATCAATCCAAAGATATACGGTTGTCAACATTAGAAAAATTCGCTGAGGCAGTAGGAAGGCAAATTAAAGTAGAGATAATATAATAAAAGACAACAAGCACATGAAGCCAACCACAAATAACTATGCAATTTAATGTTTATTGTGGCTGCTGTTCCAAGCCTCTATTGCAGGCTTGCCGCACAGGTGCTGGTTGCTTATGAGGGACGTTACGCATGCAAGTCAACAAAAGCAATAGTTGGAAAGAGAAGAGATACCCTGCCTTTGATGACCTTATTAAAGTATGTTTGGATTATATAAAACGTACCTAACCGTTTTGGTTCAAGCTGGCAAGCCTGAACCAGCGGTATGAAAAAGTTTTTTATCTGTGTTGATTTGCGAAAATCTGCGTTCCATTATTATAAACTTACACATTAATAGCATGATATCCCACATCAACATGGATTATTTCTCCTGTAATACCACTTGCTAATTCACTGCATAAGAAGGTCGAAGTCCATCTTGAAAGCAGAAGATACAATTTTTAGTTATTAAAGATATGTTTTTTGTAAAGAGAGTCAATACAGGAGATGACTATTGTCGTCCAGTTTTAAATTGTTTTTCGTGTAATATCTGGTAAATTTTAAGTGAATCTTTAGCAAGTCCGCATACCATGCCTGATTGCATCGTTAGGAAAGAGCAATATCGATCTTATAAATTTAAGTAAAAATTGAGGAAATAATGGAAATAATAATGAAGATAAAAGATGTTCCGAAAATATTACGATTAAGCGTACCGGAAAAGATACTTTTTGTGGAAGATCTCTGGGATAGTATCTCCTCTATTGAGTCAGAGATTCCTGTGCCAGAAAGTCATAAGAATGAACTAGACCATCGATTGGAAAAACATTATTCTCCTGGCGAACTCTTGTCTATTAAAGAATTGCAAACACGCATTGAAAAAAGGAAATGATTTATTAAGAGTTAGGGAAGAGTTAGAGGGTCGGGCCGCGCTAACTATTTGAAAAGATTGAACTTTAGCCCTCAAGTAGGGATGTTTTTGGTCCAATAACGACTTTTATAGGGGCAAAAAGAACAATATTAACGGACTACGCATTGCATATCAAAAACTAGCCGAATTATCAGGTTTTGATAACTATGATGGATTTAGAAAATCTCATAAAGAATGGGTTAATGAACTGCTGAAAGATGGTGTTAATTCTCGGCGGGGTGAGTGGACTGAAAGCATAGCTGTGGGAAGCGAATCTTTTATTGAAGAGATAAAAGAAAAACTTAATGTCCGGGCCAAAGGAAAGAAAGCTATTGGGGGCAGGGACAGCCTTTCAGCTAAGAGAGCCTGTTAGTTAGTTTTTTTGTTGGGATTTTTGTTGATTTAATTACCGTATCAATTTACGATGTTAAAGTGATACGTTTAGGACAAGACCTTTCTTCTTATGTTCAAAGACTGTGACTTGAAAAAAGAAGGGGTCAAACTATTTTCCACACAACCTGATAGGAGAAGAAGTATGGCAATTATTTCTATGTTTTACGGGA
The genomic region above belongs to Patescibacteria group bacterium and contains:
- a CDS encoding helix-turn-helix transcriptional regulator codes for the protein MDDLEKYISKRKKRSLEFAKDFESGYNDFKIGVMLKQAREEAGITQENLAKKLHTRKSAISRIENQSKDIRLSTLEKFAEAVGRQIKVEII
- a CDS encoding addiction module protein, with product MKIKDVPKILRLSVPEKILFVEDLWDSISSIESEIPVPESHKNELDHRLEKHYSPGELLSIKELQTRIEKRK